The DNA segment GCCATAAAGATGACCGCAGAAAATTACCCACTTTCAGATTACTATAAAACGGCTGAAGTTCTTACTTCCTTAGGAATTGGTGAAGCACTGGTCACTGTACTGAATGAAAAAGGAATTCCCACTCCACTCGCGGCAGTAATGATGAGAGCTCCAGAGAGCAGAATGGATATTCTTACCACTTCTGAGATTGACGAAATAAACCATAAGTCAAAACTAGTTCGGAAGTACAGTGAAGTAATTGATAGAGAAAGTGCTTACGAAATTTTGAATAAGAAAATTTCTGAAATGGAGGTTGCAGCAGAAGAGAAACAGGCTCAAGAAGAGAAAGCAAAACCTCAAAAATCCACCTCGAGTGAGACAACTATGAGTCCGGCCGCAAAATCTGTAATCAAAGTTGTAACGAGTGCCACTTTTATAAGGGGCTTTTTTGGCGTGATGAGCAAATTAATGAAGGGAAAGTAAAAGCGTAAAACTATCTAATTTAATGAAGTTGAGTTACCACAATCAATTAAAGTTTTGTGAAGCTGCTTTTGAATTGGATATATTATCGCGAATTTTAAATTTTAAGATAAAATCTACATTGGCTACCATCAAAAAATATTACTTATGAAAAACTATTTTATTCAATCTAAGCCTTTTGTTGTTCCAACAACTGACGGCAAACACATAGAGGAACACCACGGTCTTGCGACAACTAATAATAAAGATCTATCAATTGCCTTTATGATTGCTCCTCCTGGATGGTCCGAGCCATTTCAGAAACCAGATTTTGATGAATATACTTTTATTATAAAAGGTAGAAAACAATTTATTGTAGATGGCGATGTGTTAGTATTAGAGAGTGGACAATCTATCAAAATCGGTAGAGGTGCTCAAGTACAATATTCCAACCCGTTTGATGAAGCATGTGAATATTTGTCAATTTGTACACCGGCGTTTTCTATCCATAATGTAAACCGAGATTTGGAATAGATATACTACTAAAATTTAAATACTTGAACAAAATTTCAAATTATGACTTCATCAAAAAGAATAATTATTGTGGGAGCTGGTTTTGCAGGATTGCGATTGGCTCAAGATTTGGAAAAATCTAAATACGAGATTCTACTTATTGACAAAAACAACTACCATCAATTTCAACCTTTAATGTATCAGGTAGCCACAGCGCGTCTGGAACCTGCAAGTATTGCTTTCCCGTTGCGAAAAGTTTTTCAGCATTCGACAAATGTTCGTATAAGGATTGGAGAAGTAGAAAGTGTGGATA comes from the Flavobacterium ardleyense genome and includes:
- a CDS encoding cupin domain-containing protein, with amino-acid sequence MKNYFIQSKPFVVPTTDGKHIEEHHGLATTNNKDLSIAFMIAPPGWSEPFQKPDFDEYTFIIKGRKQFIVDGDVLVLESGQSIKIGRGAQVQYSNPFDEACEYLSICTPAFSIHNVNRDLE